A DNA window from Pseudodesulfovibrio thermohalotolerans contains the following coding sequences:
- a CDS encoding metal ABC transporter ATP-binding protein, whose translation MSEPVVDIQGLNYAPGGLPVLQDVDLRIERGDYLAVLGPNGGGKSTLLKLILGLIKPDSGTIRVLGLPPGEAGGRIGYLPQHTVVAGSFPITVLEAVCMGTVRPGFKGMSGRHSRADHEKARRALEKVDMLAFEGRGLARLSGGQKQRVFIARALVDSPELLLLDEPTASVDSVSRTALFALLTELNKDMTVIMVSHDISSLSSGVKSVACVNRSLHFHKAPEITDDMFTMAYGGAGDHCCPVELVTHGHVPHRVLAPHDRDDESKGSAGDGEA comes from the coding sequence GTGTCTGAGCCCGTTGTAGACATACAGGGTCTGAATTACGCACCCGGCGGTTTGCCGGTGCTGCAAGATGTCGACCTGCGCATTGAGCGCGGCGACTATCTGGCCGTACTCGGCCCCAACGGCGGCGGCAAGTCCACCTTGCTCAAGCTCATTCTCGGACTCATCAAGCCCGACAGCGGCACCATCCGCGTTCTCGGCCTGCCTCCGGGCGAGGCCGGAGGGCGCATCGGCTACCTGCCCCAGCATACCGTGGTGGCGGGTTCCTTTCCCATCACCGTGCTCGAAGCGGTCTGCATGGGCACGGTCCGGCCCGGCTTCAAGGGGATGTCCGGCCGCCACTCCAGGGCCGATCATGAAAAGGCGCGCCGGGCTTTGGAAAAGGTGGACATGCTCGCCTTCGAGGGGCGCGGCCTGGCTCGGCTGTCCGGCGGCCAGAAACAGCGCGTGTTCATCGCCCGCGCCCTGGTGGACTCCCCGGAGCTGCTCCTGCTCGACGAACCCACGGCCAGCGTGGACTCCGTCAGCCGGACGGCCCTGTTCGCCCTGCTTACCGAACTGAATAAGGACATGACCGTGATTATGGTCAGCCACGATATCTCTTCCCTGTCCTCGGGCGTCAAGTCCGTGGCTTGCGTCAATCGTTCGCTTCATTTCCACAAGGCTCCTGAAATCACCGACGACATGTTCACCATGGCCTACGGCGGGGCCGGAGACCATTGCTGCCCGGTTGAGCTGGTCACCCACGGCCATGTGCCGCATCGGGTGCTCGCTCCCCATGATCGGGACGACGAATCCAAGGGCTCTGCCGGGGACGGGGAGGCGTAA
- a CDS encoding metal ABC transporter permease has translation MDVLSFDFMQNALAAGLLASLICGVIGTLVVVNRIVFISGGIAHASYGGVGLAFLLGLPVLPVTAAFTVCMALIMALVTLHARERVDTVIGVIWASGMALGIILLDLTPGYNVDLMSYLFGSILAVPRSDLWIMAAMAAVVAVMVLVFYRGFTVMSFDEEFARSRGVPVDFLYILLIVMVGLCVVMIIRVVGLILVIALLTIPPFIAERRTRSLKVMMLVSTLLSALFTVTGLFFSYALDLTSGASIIAVAAIGFFVSLLIPQKNT, from the coding sequence ATGGACGTCCTGAGCTTCGATTTCATGCAGAACGCCCTGGCCGCAGGGCTTCTCGCGAGCCTCATTTGCGGCGTCATCGGCACCCTGGTCGTGGTCAACCGCATCGTCTTCATCTCCGGCGGCATCGCTCACGCCTCCTACGGCGGAGTGGGGCTGGCCTTTCTCCTCGGGCTGCCTGTCCTGCCCGTGACCGCGGCCTTCACCGTCTGCATGGCCCTGATTATGGCCCTGGTCACGTTGCACGCCCGGGAGCGGGTGGATACCGTCATCGGCGTCATATGGGCCTCGGGCATGGCGCTCGGCATCATCCTTCTGGACCTCACCCCCGGTTACAACGTGGACCTCATGAGCTACCTGTTCGGCTCCATCCTGGCCGTGCCGCGCAGCGACCTCTGGATCATGGCCGCCATGGCCGCCGTTGTCGCCGTCATGGTGCTCGTCTTCTACCGGGGTTTCACGGTAATGAGTTTTGACGAGGAGTTCGCCCGTTCGCGCGGCGTGCCCGTGGATTTTCTCTATATCCTGCTCATCGTCATGGTAGGTCTGTGCGTGGTCATGATTATCCGCGTGGTCGGCCTTATCCTGGTCATCGCGCTTTTGACCATACCGCCTTTCATCGCCGAGCGGCGTACCCGCTCTCTCAAGGTGATGATGCTGGTGTCCACCCTCCTGTCCGCCTTATTCACCGTCACGGGGCTTTTCTTTTCCTACGCCCTGGACCTGACCTCCGGCGCATCGATCATCGCGGTGGCCGCCATCGGCTTTTTTGTTTCCCTGCTTATCCCTCAAAAAAATACTTGA
- a CDS encoding acetolactate synthase large subunit, whose product MPQHTAAPPRPEKETDLNGADSLVATLVESGVEVCFANPGTSEMHFVSALDRIPGIRPVLCLFEGVATGAADGYARMTGKPACTLLHLGPGFANGMANLHNARKGQSPVINVVGDHATYHERYNAPLTSNVTAFAEAISHWVARPRSARAVAADAARAVRAARTAPGQVATLILPADTAWLQAERPAPALPVPVPAPVAQDAIDVAAKALMDGGKTAILLRGSVLHGEGLAAAGRICAKTGATLFCDTFTPRMRSGAGSPVVERLPYRGKDVLARLDGFDRLLLVGAQPPVSFFAYPGQEGWLTPPHCDILTLSQPDEDGNRALADLATAIDAPDHAPTVPLDPPALPADGPLTAEAAMRIVAALLPENAIVADEGITSTLPYANQLSQAAPHDYLALTGGSIGGILPLSTGAAVAAPDRKVVCLEGDGSAMYTLQALWTQAREDLNVVTVLYANRSYAVLNQELKLVRAASKGDKALSLLDLHDPALDWVKLAEGMGVQAVRAETTQAFADALRSALDASGPRLIEAVI is encoded by the coding sequence ATGCCTCAACATACCGCTGCGCCCCCCCGCCCCGAAAAGGAGACCGACCTCAACGGCGCGGACAGCCTGGTCGCCACCCTGGTCGAAAGCGGGGTGGAAGTCTGTTTCGCCAACCCCGGCACCTCCGAGATGCACTTCGTCTCCGCTCTGGACCGCATCCCCGGCATACGCCCGGTGCTCTGCCTTTTCGAGGGCGTGGCTACCGGCGCGGCCGACGGCTATGCCCGCATGACCGGCAAGCCCGCGTGCACCCTGCTCCATCTCGGACCGGGATTTGCCAACGGCATGGCCAACCTGCACAATGCGCGCAAGGGCCAGTCGCCGGTAATCAACGTCGTTGGCGACCACGCGACATACCACGAACGGTACAACGCGCCCCTGACATCCAACGTCACCGCGTTCGCCGAGGCCATCTCCCACTGGGTCGCCCGCCCGAGGAGCGCCCGCGCCGTGGCCGCCGACGCCGCACGCGCCGTACGCGCCGCGCGCACCGCCCCGGGACAGGTGGCCACTCTGATCCTGCCTGCGGACACGGCCTGGCTCCAGGCCGAACGCCCCGCGCCCGCCCTGCCGGTCCCGGTCCCCGCACCCGTGGCCCAAGACGCCATCGACGTTGCAGCAAAGGCACTCATGGACGGCGGCAAAACCGCCATCCTCCTGCGCGGATCGGTGCTCCACGGCGAAGGGCTTGCCGCCGCAGGCCGCATCTGCGCAAAGACAGGGGCCACACTCTTCTGCGACACCTTCACCCCGCGTATGCGCTCCGGCGCAGGCTCGCCCGTGGTGGAACGGCTGCCCTACCGGGGCAAGGATGTTCTGGCGCGTCTCGACGGCTTTGACCGACTGTTGCTCGTCGGAGCGCAGCCGCCTGTTTCGTTCTTCGCCTATCCCGGCCAGGAGGGCTGGCTTACCCCGCCGCATTGCGACATCCTGACCCTGTCCCAGCCCGACGAAGACGGAAACCGCGCGCTCGCCGACCTGGCAACGGCGATCGACGCCCCGGACCACGCGCCCACGGTCCCGCTCGATCCGCCCGCCCTGCCCGCCGACGGTCCGCTCACCGCCGAAGCCGCCATGCGCATCGTGGCCGCACTGCTGCCGGAAAACGCCATCGTCGCCGATGAAGGCATCACGTCCACCCTGCCCTATGCGAACCAGCTCTCCCAGGCCGCGCCGCACGACTACCTGGCCCTGACCGGCGGCTCCATCGGCGGTATCCTGCCCCTCTCCACCGGGGCCGCGGTGGCCGCGCCCGATCGCAAGGTCGTCTGTCTCGAAGGCGACGGCAGCGCCATGTACACCCTCCAGGCCCTGTGGACCCAGGCCAGGGAGGACCTGAACGTGGTCACCGTCCTGTACGCCAACCGCTCCTATGCGGTCCTCAACCAGGAACTCAAGCTGGTCCGCGCCGCGTCCAAGGGTGACAAGGCCCTGTCTCTCCTGGACCTGCATGATCCGGCCCTGGACTGGGTGAAGCTCGCCGAAGGCATGGGCGTCCAGGCCGTGCGCGCGGAAACGACCCAGGCCTTTGCCGACGCCCTGCGCTCGGCCCTCGACGCGTCCGGTCCCAGGCTTATCGAGGCCGTCATCTGA
- a CDS encoding glycoside hydrolase family 3 protein: MRNFFAVLLLPFLILLSGPAHAADLDAMIGQMLMAGFRGFAVDEDSAIVRDIRDRGLGGVILFDHDMLLGSGRRNIRSAEQVEKLIRDLQAQARIPLLVAVDQEGGKVQRLKRKYGFHETPAAADMCADGEFNVRTAGYMIGSNLSSVGFNLDFAPVVDVNVNPDSPAIGRLGRSFSSDPMRTAHCAGVFVDELHRAGVLSCLKHFPGHGSAGTDSHAGLTDVTETWSEAELTPYRELIGSGRADMIMTAHIFNAKLDPNYPATLSKKVVTGLLREKLGFDGVVITDDMDMGAIADEYGRKEAVRLAIEAGADILLFGNNLSYDRRIAEKAHAIIRELVDDGIIPRSRIETSYNRILRLKQSLKQ; encoded by the coding sequence ATGCGCAATTTCTTCGCCGTCCTGCTTCTGCCGTTCCTTATCCTTCTTTCCGGCCCCGCCCATGCCGCCGACCTTGACGCCATGATCGGCCAGATGCTCATGGCCGGATTCCGGGGATTCGCCGTGGACGAGGACAGCGCAATCGTCCGCGACATCCGCGACCGAGGCCTGGGCGGAGTGATTCTCTTCGACCACGACATGCTGCTGGGCAGCGGCCGACGCAACATCCGGTCGGCGGAACAGGTCGAAAAACTCATCCGCGATCTCCAGGCGCAAGCCCGGATTCCCCTGCTCGTGGCCGTGGATCAGGAAGGCGGCAAGGTGCAGCGGCTCAAGCGGAAGTACGGTTTCCACGAGACACCGGCCGCTGCCGACATGTGCGCTGACGGAGAATTCAACGTGCGCACGGCGGGGTACATGATCGGGTCCAATCTCTCCTCGGTGGGCTTCAACCTGGATTTCGCCCCGGTGGTGGATGTGAACGTCAATCCCGACAGCCCGGCCATCGGCAGGCTCGGACGTAGCTTCTCAAGCGATCCCATGCGGACCGCCCACTGCGCCGGAGTGTTCGTGGATGAACTGCACCGGGCGGGCGTGCTCTCCTGTCTCAAGCACTTCCCCGGGCACGGGTCCGCCGGGACCGATTCCCACGCCGGGCTGACCGATGTGACCGAAACCTGGTCCGAGGCCGAACTCACTCCCTACCGGGAACTGATCGGAAGCGGCAGGGCCGACATGATAATGACCGCCCATATCTTCAACGCGAAACTCGACCCGAACTATCCGGCCACCCTCTCGAAAAAGGTCGTTACCGGCCTGCTGCGTGAAAAGCTCGGCTTCGACGGCGTGGTCATCACCGACGACATGGACATGGGAGCCATCGCCGATGAATACGGCCGCAAGGAAGCCGTGCGTCTGGCCATCGAGGCCGGTGCGGACATTCTTCTCTTCGGCAACAACCTCTCCTACGACCGGCGCATCGCGGAAAAGGCCCACGCTATCATCCGGGAACTCGTGGACGACGGGATCATTCCCCGGTCGCGCATCGAGACATCGTACAACCGCATCCTGCGCCTGAAGCAATCCCTGAAACAATAA
- the purU gene encoding formyltetrahydrofolate deformylase translates to MTESKESTVRLLITCPDQPGIVAAVSGFLHSKNANIIHSDQHSTDPEGGRFFMRNEFFLPGLDMDGLDGLRREFAEKVAGNFIMDWSLNPVWVPKRMVILCSKVDHALMELLWRWKRGELDAEVSMVISNHPTLQREVENFGVPFHHVPVGPSLRDKVTAEDAMIELMNGQTDLIVLARYMQILTSDFVSRYPNQIINIHHSFLPAFVGADPYRRAYERGVKLIGATAHYVTEKLDEGPIIEQDVIRVTHSHTVDDLKRLGGDIERQVLSRAVKWHLEDRVIVDGNKTIVFRR, encoded by the coding sequence ATGACCGAATCCAAGGAAAGCACCGTCCGGCTGCTCATCACCTGCCCGGACCAGCCGGGTATCGTAGCCGCAGTTTCCGGTTTTCTGCACAGCAAGAACGCCAATATCATCCACTCGGACCAGCATTCCACCGACCCCGAAGGCGGCCGGTTCTTCATGCGCAACGAATTTTTCCTGCCCGGCCTGGACATGGACGGCCTGGACGGCCTGCGCAGGGAATTTGCCGAAAAAGTGGCGGGCAATTTCATCATGGACTGGTCCCTGAACCCGGTCTGGGTACCCAAACGAATGGTCATCCTCTGCTCCAAGGTGGACCACGCCCTCATGGAGCTTCTCTGGCGCTGGAAGCGCGGTGAGCTGGACGCTGAAGTGTCCATGGTCATATCCAACCACCCGACCCTGCAACGCGAAGTGGAGAACTTCGGCGTGCCCTTCCACCACGTGCCCGTGGGCCCGTCCCTCAGAGACAAGGTCACGGCCGAGGACGCCATGATCGAGCTGATGAACGGCCAGACGGACCTCATCGTGCTCGCCCGCTACATGCAGATATTGACCTCGGACTTCGTCAGCCGCTATCCCAACCAAATCATCAACATCCACCACTCGTTCCTGCCCGCCTTCGTGGGCGCGGACCCTTACCGCAGGGCCTACGAGCGCGGCGTCAAGCTCATCGGAGCCACCGCCCACTACGTCACCGAAAAGCTGGATGAAGGCCCGATCATCGAACAGGACGTCATCCGCGTGACCCACAGCCACACCGTGGACGACCTGAAGAGGCTCGGCGGCGACATCGAACGCCAGGTCCTGTCCCGTGCCGTCAAATGGCACCTGGAGGACAGGGTCATTGTAGACGGCAACAAGACCATCGTCTTCCGCCGCTAG
- a CDS encoding SIR2 family NAD-dependent protein deacylase produces the protein MLGELEMVKAMLGGDRRVVVLTGAGVSAESGVPTFRGRDGLWKRHRAEDLARPDAFAAHPELVWEFYNWRRGLVRDCEPNPAHLALAAMERQMPNFLLITQNVDGLHARAGSLRMVEMHGSLWQVRCTVCTHAREDFTDLPDLPECPVCGHLLRPGVVWFGEPLTPGVLRLAIEQIGKADVFLSVGTSSLVQPAASFCQLAKDHGAVTVEINREPTPNTGLMDFALHGPAGEILPELAAGLAE, from the coding sequence GTGCTGGGTGAATTGGAAATGGTCAAGGCGATGCTGGGAGGCGACAGGCGGGTTGTCGTTCTTACCGGGGCGGGGGTGTCCGCCGAGAGCGGGGTCCCCACCTTTCGCGGCCGGGACGGGCTGTGGAAGCGGCATCGGGCCGAGGACCTGGCCAGGCCGGACGCCTTTGCCGCGCACCCGGAACTGGTCTGGGAATTCTACAACTGGCGGCGCGGGCTGGTGAGAGACTGCGAACCCAATCCGGCGCACCTGGCCCTGGCGGCCATGGAGCGGCAGATGCCGAATTTTCTTCTGATTACCCAGAACGTGGATGGACTGCACGCCAGGGCGGGCAGCCTCAGAATGGTGGAGATGCACGGTTCGCTGTGGCAGGTCCGGTGCACGGTCTGCACCCATGCGCGGGAGGATTTTACCGACTTGCCCGACCTGCCGGAATGTCCCGTGTGCGGCCATCTGCTCCGGCCCGGCGTGGTTTGGTTCGGGGAACCGCTCACGCCCGGCGTGCTCCGGCTGGCCATCGAGCAGATCGGCAAGGCGGACGTATTCCTATCCGTGGGCACATCGAGCCTGGTGCAACCCGCCGCGTCCTTTTGCCAACTGGCCAAGGACCACGGGGCCGTGACCGTGGAGATCAACAGGGAGCCGACTCCGAACACGGGGCTCATGGACTTCGCGCTGCACGGCCCGGCCGGGGAGATTCTGCCCGAGCTGGCGGCCGGGCTGGCCGAGTAG
- the icd gene encoding NADP-dependent isocitrate dehydrogenase — MATRTVYFIEGDGIGSEVWAAGRPVLNKAVEMAYGGANKLDWQELLAGEKGFAETGEYLPQATMEALSKADLAMKGPLNTPVGKGYRSLNVTMRQAFDLYACIRPIKYFEGIESPVKRPDLVDMVVFRENTEDVYAGIEYQSGSPEARKLIDYLVGELGAKIDPTASIGIKPITPAGSKRLVKKAIDFAIAENRSSVTLVHKGNIMKTTEGGFRAWGYELADEEYKGKVVREGEDGEGVVIKDRIADAMFQNVLMYPEQYSVLATTNLNGDYISDALAAQVGGLGLAPGVNMGDRLAFFEPTHGTAPTIAGKDMANPGSLILSGAMLLEHIGWHEAAALIHASMEKTLADKKVTVDLASQIQGSTRVGCKEFGELLLANL; from the coding sequence TTGGCTACCAGAACTGTTTATTTCATTGAAGGCGACGGCATCGGCTCCGAAGTCTGGGCCGCCGGACGTCCCGTCCTGAACAAGGCCGTTGAGATGGCCTACGGCGGGGCCAACAAACTCGACTGGCAGGAACTGCTTGCCGGTGAAAAGGGCTTTGCCGAGACCGGCGAGTACCTGCCCCAGGCCACCATGGAAGCCCTGTCCAAGGCAGATTTGGCCATGAAAGGCCCCCTGAACACGCCCGTGGGCAAGGGATACCGCAGCCTCAACGTGACCATGCGCCAGGCCTTCGACCTCTACGCCTGCATCCGGCCCATCAAATATTTCGAGGGAATAGAATCCCCCGTCAAACGCCCCGACCTGGTGGACATGGTCGTGTTCCGCGAGAACACCGAAGACGTCTACGCCGGTATTGAATACCAGTCCGGTTCCCCGGAAGCCAGAAAATTGATCGACTATCTCGTGGGCGAACTCGGCGCGAAGATCGATCCCACCGCCAGCATCGGCATCAAGCCCATCACTCCGGCGGGCTCCAAGCGGCTGGTCAAAAAGGCCATCGACTTCGCCATCGCCGAAAACCGCTCTTCCGTAACCCTGGTCCACAAGGGCAACATCATGAAGACCACCGAGGGCGGCTTCCGCGCCTGGGGTTACGAGCTGGCCGACGAGGAGTACAAGGGCAAGGTCGTACGCGAGGGCGAAGACGGCGAGGGCGTGGTCATCAAGGACCGCATCGCCGACGCCATGTTCCAGAACGTGCTCATGTACCCCGAGCAGTATTCGGTCCTCGCCACCACCAACCTCAACGGCGACTACATCTCCGACGCCCTGGCCGCACAGGTGGGCGGACTGGGGCTGGCCCCCGGCGTGAACATGGGCGACCGGCTCGCCTTCTTCGAGCCGACCCATGGCACCGCCCCGACCATCGCGGGCAAGGACATGGCCAACCCCGGCTCCCTGATCCTGTCCGGCGCCATGCTCCTTGAGCACATCGGCTGGCATGAAGCCGCCGCGCTCATCCACGCCTCGATGGAAAAGACCCTGGCCGACAAGAAGGTCACCGTCGACCTGGCCTCCCAGATCCAAGGCTCCACCCGGGTGGGCTGCAAGGAATTCGGCGAACTTCTGCTGGCCAACCTGTAG
- a CDS encoding META domain-containing protein, producing the protein MLTMWKRIGFAALLVAVLAALGACGTHNAPTMSEDAIRQALVGKTWTLRRIVARSYGDDPARTLTFNADGTVEGFGGCNAFNGTYSLTGDKIEFGPLASTRKSCGPGMDEQEFTYLTFLAKVRRLHVEEEGTELVLLTEAQEQILFTSGTSGLFW; encoded by the coding sequence ATGCTGACCATGTGGAAAAGAATCGGGTTCGCCGCGCTGCTTGTCGCCGTCCTGGCGGCGCTGGGCGCATGTGGGACCCACAACGCCCCGACGATGAGCGAGGACGCCATCCGCCAGGCCCTGGTCGGCAAGACCTGGACCCTGCGTAGAATCGTGGCCCGGAGCTACGGCGACGATCCCGCGCGGACGTTGACGTTCAACGCCGACGGCACGGTTGAGGGATTCGGCGGGTGCAACGCCTTCAACGGCACCTATTCCCTGACGGGTGACAAGATCGAATTCGGCCCTCTGGCCTCCACCCGCAAATCCTGCGGGCCGGGCATGGATGAGCAGGAATTTACCTATCTGACGTTTCTGGCCAAGGTGCGCCGTTTGCATGTCGAGGAAGAGGGGACCGAGCTGGTCCTGCTGACCGAGGCCCAGGAACAAATTCTGTTTACTTCCGGAACGTCCGGGCTGTTCTGGTAG
- a CDS encoding DNA-binding protein, which yields MTMNCKQKLIQEGYTRYRGAVDASVYEYFNCDCSWKAQWYLKKGQYRCCGCKERCETRDPEGFQLFLDLG from the coding sequence ATGACCATGAACTGCAAGCAAAAGCTCATACAGGAAGGATACACCCGGTACCGGGGCGCAGTGGACGCCTCGGTGTACGAGTATTTCAACTGCGATTGTTCGTGGAAGGCCCAGTGGTACCTCAAAAAGGGCCAATACCGCTGCTGCGGCTGCAAGGAGCGGTGCGAAACCCGCGATCCGGAAGGGTTTCAGCTCTTTCTCGATCTCGGATAA
- a CDS encoding rhomboid family intramembrane serine protease: MSHKEAQLWALVLASRHVPHRLRRLSAEQGGGYAVMVQEWYADRGAGEICQYFEENRPELARTELPDLRPVGGLEPTLFGLALLVLFYWVYSRTYPAQGLYPDLWVRLGSADAGAILSGQWWRLCTALTLHADGPHVAGNAAIGGVFIWLAARRLGSGAAWMLTILSGVLGNLFNSLALGVHHDAIGFSTATFGAAGVLAGIRPFGVGGGLHGLGEGSWFRRFLRFTRTALIPFGAGLGLLAMLGAGDGEGNVDLGAHLFGFAAGLGLGAVIGLLTTRFGLPGKDVDFRLYLTALAMPAAAWVWAWLA, from the coding sequence TTGTCGCACAAGGAAGCCCAACTCTGGGCGCTGGTCCTGGCCTCGCGCCATGTCCCTCACAGGTTGCGGCGGCTTAGCGCCGAGCAGGGAGGGGGATATGCGGTTATGGTTCAGGAGTGGTATGCCGACCGGGGCGCCGGGGAGATCTGCCAGTATTTCGAGGAAAATCGGCCTGAGCTTGCCCGGACTGAGCTGCCGGACCTGCGGCCCGTGGGCGGGCTGGAGCCGACCCTGTTCGGGCTGGCCCTGCTTGTTCTCTTTTATTGGGTTTATTCCCGGACCTATCCTGCCCAGGGGCTCTATCCGGACCTGTGGGTGCGCCTGGGCAGCGCGGACGCCGGAGCCATTCTTTCCGGCCAGTGGTGGAGGCTTTGCACGGCCCTGACCCTGCACGCGGACGGTCCGCACGTGGCCGGGAACGCGGCCATCGGCGGGGTGTTCATCTGGCTGGCCGCGCGTCGGCTCGGCTCGGGCGCGGCGTGGATGCTGACCATCCTGTCCGGGGTGCTCGGCAACCTCTTCAACTCCCTTGCCCTGGGGGTGCATCACGACGCCATAGGCTTCTCCACAGCCACCTTCGGCGCGGCCGGGGTGCTCGCCGGAATCAGGCCATTCGGCGTGGGGGGCGGACTGCACGGCCTCGGCGAAGGCTCGTGGTTCCGGCGTTTCCTGCGGTTTACGCGCACGGCGCTCATTCCGTTCGGCGCGGGGCTCGGTCTGCTGGCCATGCTCGGGGCGGGCGACGGGGAGGGCAATGTGGATCTGGGCGCGCATCTTTTCGGCTTTGCGGCCGGGCTTGGCCTGGGCGCCGTCATCGGGCTACTGACGACCCGCTTCGGCCTGCCGGGCAAAGATGTGGACTTCAGGCTATACCTGACGGCCCTCGCCATGCCCGCGGCCGCCTGGGTTTGGGCCTGGCTGGCGTGA
- a CDS encoding TrpB-like pyridoxal phosphate-dependent enzyme codes for MSVKKIFLPQDQMPTQWYNPMPDLPTPMAPPLNPQTMEPLTPDMLSPIFPDSLIAQEMSPERFIDIPEEVMDVYRIWRPSPLVRADRLEKAIGAKCKIFYKDESVSPAGSHKPNTSVPQAYYNKIEGVKRLATETGAGQWGTALSFACAQYGMECVVYMVKVSYEQKPYRKMIINTYGGTIYASPSEQTRTGREMLAKDPNCKGSLGLAISEAVEDAATHDDTKYALGSVLNHVLIHQTITGLEVQKQLEMVGEKATHLVGCVGGGSNFGGLVLPFMPQKLEGDPVRFIAVEPKACPTLTRGEYRYDFGDMARLTPLVKMHTLGHDFMPAPIHAGGLRYHGDAPIVCNIVNEGLCEPVAYFQTECFEAAKLFMQTEGFLPAPETSHAIKGAIEAAKTAGPDDVIVFLYSGHGMLDLASYDAFNQGLLTNFELPQRDIEEALKACPDVK; via the coding sequence ATGTCAGTGAAGAAGATCTTTTTGCCCCAGGACCAGATGCCTACCCAGTGGTACAATCCCATGCCGGATTTGCCCACGCCCATGGCTCCGCCCCTCAACCCGCAGACCATGGAACCGCTCACCCCGGACATGCTCTCCCCGATTTTCCCGGATTCCCTCATTGCCCAGGAGATGAGCCCCGAACGGTTCATCGACATTCCCGAAGAGGTCATGGACGTCTACAGGATATGGCGTCCATCCCCCCTGGTGCGAGCCGACCGGCTGGAAAAGGCCATCGGCGCCAAGTGCAAGATATTTTACAAGGATGAGTCCGTGTCTCCGGCGGGTTCCCATAAGCCCAACACCTCGGTTCCCCAGGCGTACTATAACAAGATCGAGGGCGTGAAGCGGCTGGCCACCGAGACCGGCGCGGGACAGTGGGGCACGGCCCTGTCGTTCGCCTGCGCCCAGTACGGCATGGAGTGCGTGGTTTACATGGTCAAGGTCTCCTACGAGCAGAAGCCGTACCGCAAGATGATAATAAACACCTACGGCGGGACCATTTATGCCTCGCCGTCGGAGCAGACCCGGACGGGCCGTGAGATGCTGGCCAAGGACCCGAACTGCAAGGGATCGCTGGGCCTGGCCATTTCCGAGGCTGTGGAGGACGCGGCCACCCATGACGACACCAAGTACGCGCTGGGCTCGGTGCTCAACCACGTGCTTATCCATCAGACCATCACCGGCCTGGAAGTGCAGAAGCAGTTGGAGATGGTCGGCGAGAAGGCCACCCATTTGGTCGGCTGTGTGGGCGGCGGTTCCAATTTCGGCGGGCTGGTCCTGCCGTTTATGCCGCAGAAGCTGGAGGGAGACCCGGTCCGGTTCATCGCGGTGGAGCCCAAGGCGTGTCCGACCCTTACCCGGGGCGAGTACCGCTACGACTTCGGCGACATGGCCCGGCTCACCCCGTTGGTCAAGATGCATACGCTGGGGCACGATTTCATGCCCGCGCCCATCCACGCCGGGGGCCTGCGCTATCACGGCGACGCGCCCATCGTCTGCAACATCGTCAACGAGGGGCTGTGCGAACCCGTGGCCTACTTCCAGACCGAGTGCTTCGAGGCGGCCAAACTGTTTATGCAGACCGAGGGATTTTTGCCCGCGCCCGAGACGTCCCACGCCATCAAGGGGGCCATTGAGGCGGCCAAAACCGCCGGACCGGACGACGTCATCGTCTTTTTGTACTCCGGCCACGGTATGCTCGACCTGGCGTCCTACGACGCCTTCAACCAGGGACTTTTGACCAACTTCGAGTTGCCCCAGCGCGACATCGAGGAGGCGCTCAAAGCCTGTCCGGACGTGAAATAA